A genome region from Polyodon spathula isolate WHYD16114869_AA chromosome 19, ASM1765450v1, whole genome shotgun sequence includes the following:
- the LOC121294951 gene encoding BET1-like protein: MADWNRGHGTVDDILDAENKRLAENLSSKVSRLKSLALDIDQDAEDQNSYLDSMDSNFMSATGLLTGSVKRFSSMARSGRDNRKLLCYVSIGLVLIFFLLYYLVTRVQS, encoded by the exons ATGGCTGACTGGAACAGAG GACATGGTACAGTGGATGACATATTGGATGCGGAAAACAAACGTTTGGCCGAAAATCTGTCCAGTAAAGTCTCCAGATTAAAATCG TTGGCACTTGACATAGACCAAGATGCAGAGGACCAAAATTCCTATCTTGACAGCATG GACTCCAACTTTATGAGTGCCACAGGTCTATTGACGGGGAGTGTAAAAAGGTTTTCCTCCATGGCACGGTCTGGCAGGGACAACCGGAAGCTGCTGTGCTATGTTTCAATTGGACTGGTCTTAATTTTCTTTCTGCTTTACTACCTTGTCACCAGGGTGCAGAGttag